A stretch of Oreochromis aureus strain Israel breed Guangdong linkage group 11, ZZ_aureus, whole genome shotgun sequence DNA encodes these proteins:
- the LOC120442587 gene encoding uncharacterized protein LOC120442587 — protein MSKRPKLSGAQGRKKRKEEEEKREKDRDALLKFLNPTPGPSTTSTAAASTSAAQPTSDAASAAQPSHDAAASSGLPVASTSAAQPSSDAAASSGLPVASTSAAQPTSFAAASSGVPVASTSAAQPSSDAAASSGPPAAPIDPADWPSALTEKLDVAVDLLKKTKDSLTSYRNTGFSDAQTTAKEMCEEMNVEAELKQKRLRTTKRHFGYESPDQPIQDALKKMETTFFNVVVDTAISSLDERFQNRREVNDKFGVLLNFHNLQKEELLQQCQTLSTTLTHDSQPDINGTELATEMQNFPPLPSKNMTNMELLTFLHEKKLAEIYPNMWVALRIFATLPVTVAAPERSFSKLKLIKTYLRSTMMQERLSGLSIISINHVVSNQLSYDDVVDDFAARKTRRVRL, from the exons ATGTCAAAACGGCCAAAACTGTCAGGTGCCcagggaagaaaaaagagaaaagaagaggaggagaaacgagaaaaagacagag ATGCACTGTTGAAGTTTCTAAATCCCACCCCTGGGCCATCTACCACATCTACCGCTGCTGCCTCCACTtcagcagcacaacccaccagtgatgcagcatcagcagcacaacccagccatgatgcagcagcatcaagcggtcttcctgttgcctccacctcagcagcacaacccagcagtgatgcagcagcatcaagcggtcttcctgttgcctccacctcagcagcacaacccaccAGTTTTGCAGCAGCATCAAGCGGTGTTCCTGTTGCCTCCAcctcagcagcacaacccaGCAGTGATGCAGCAGCATCAAGCGGTCCTCCTGCTGCACCAATAGACCCTGCTGACTGGCCTTCTGCTTTAACTGAAAAG CTAGATGTGGCTGTCGACTTGCTGAAGAAAACCAAAGATTCCCTCACCAGCTACAGAAACACTGGATTTTCTGATGCACAGACAACAGCAAAGGAGATGTGTGAAGAAATGAATGTGGAGGCTGAACTCAAACAAAAGCGATTGAGAACCACCAAAAGGCACTTCGGTTATGAGTCTCCAGATCAGCCCATACAAGATGCacttaaaaaaatggaaaccaCATTTTTTAATGTGGTAGTGGATACAGCCATCTCTTCACTTGATGAGAGATTTCAGAACCGTAGAGAGGTGAATGATAAGTTTGGAGTACTCCTCAATTTCCACAACTTACAAAAAGAAGAGCTGCTACAGCAGTGCCAAACACTGAGTACTACTCTGACCCATGACAGCCAGCCGGACATTAATGGCACAGAACTTGCAACGGAAATGCAGAATTTCCCACCATTGCCATCAAAGAACATGACAAACATGGAACTCTTGACCTTCCTGCATGAgaagaagctggcagaaatttaCCCCAACATGTGGGTTGCTCTGAGAATCTTTGCCACTCTTCCTGTTACAGTGGCTGCTCCTGAAAGAAGCTTCTCGAAACTCAAACTCATTAAAACCTACCTGAGATCTACTATGATGCAAGAACGTCTCAGTGGACTTTCCATCATAAGCATAAATCATGTGGTCTCAAATCAGTTGTCATATGATGATGTTGTAGATGACTTTGCTGCAAGAAAGACTAGGAGAGTAAGGCTGTAG
- the LOC116311753 gene encoding lymphocyte antigen 6B-like, translating into MQILVLILGIVLLPKVCALKCYECIPGPSGSCNERTKECPPNTRCASDTMTSYTGSYKLADSKMKTCAAAEQCTGGSVNFGGARIVITSKCCTSDLCNSQDAPDGSISSPNGKKCFLCDEIDCTRTLTCNGNEDYCISTSVNVAGQNITAKGCASKLICSNMQPAQMKEFISGEIRCCQGDLCNSATSTTASLLLFVTLLISLVLFS; encoded by the exons ATGCAGATCCTTGTGCTGATCCTTGGCATTGTGCTGCTCCCTAAAG TCTGTGCATTGAAATGTTACGAATGCATACCGGGACCCTCTGGAAGCTGCAATGAGAGAACAAAAGAATGCCCTCCCAATACTCGGTGTGCTTCAGACACAATGACTTCATATACAG GTAGTTACAAACTTGCTGATTCTAAAATGAAAACGTGTGCCGCAGCTGAACAGTGCACTGGGGGCTCAGTCAACTTTGGAGGTGCCAGAATTGTAATTACCAGCAAGTGTTGCACCTCTGATCTTTGCAACTCTCAAGATGCCCCTG ATGGGAGCATCTCCTCTCCAAATGGAAAAAAGTGCTTCCTATGTGATGAAATCGATTGTACCAGAACTCTAACCTGCAATGGAAATGAGGACTACTGCATCTCCACATCAG TGAATGTAGCAGGGCAAAACATAACTGCAAAGGGCTGTGCCTCCAAGCTTATTTGCTCAAACATGCAACCtgcacagatgaaagaatttatcAGCGGAGAAATCAGGTGTTGCCAGGGTGACCTCTGCAACAGCGCCACCAGTACAACTGCCAGCCTTCTGCTCTTTGTGACACTTCTGATCTCTTTGGTCTTGTTCTCTTAG